In the Sorghum bicolor cultivar BTx623 chromosome 4, Sorghum_bicolor_NCBIv3, whole genome shotgun sequence genome, CATGACTACCCAATATGAGAACATGGGGGCATCCAGATCACTGATTCAATCATTCAATAGTAGCAGTAACATGCTATGTACTATGCACAGTAGAATCTTGACATGGCGGGTATGTGCCATCTTTAAACTATCTGGCATATTTTTGTATAGCTCTATCAAATGTTATACATGCAAAGCAAGATGATCAGATCAGGCAAATTTTGCTGATTTAACAAACTATGACAGCTGAAAATTTTGAGCATCCGTCATATAAAGCATTGTCCATACAGAGCAAGTAACTGCATGTTAAGGTGACACAAGAATTTCCGTAAAAATTATTAGGTTCTAGGTTGCCTCAATTACATGTTGAGGTGGCACGGGTGGCAGGAGCAGAACGCCCAGGAGACGGCGGAGAGGATCTAGTATTGAGGCTGAATGCCTGAATGGGGAATGGTATGGAATAAATGAACAGAGAAATGAGGCATTGAAATCAGATGAGGCCATTGTTCATTTGTTGGAAAGTTGGCATTGTTAGACGACAAGGAAGAGAACAATGAGTGGGTGGACTGCTAGGTTGAGGATGAACCCTCTTGAATTCATGTCCTGAAGTGTGGATCAGGACACCTCAACTTCGATTTAAGCATGCACTGTGATACTAAACCCATCAAGGTAGAAACTAAATTATGAAAGAATCCTTACAACAAAAGAGCTCAATTGCAATTTGATGAACAGATTTTCTGTTATTGAGGAAACACTTAAGTAAATGCTGTCTTGTAGTGGCAGATAATCACAAATTCATGATCACAACGGTAGGACATATTTATCGTTTGTTTGGTAGGGATCCAGATTCTCCAAGAAATGTTTCAGATTAGTTTCTCCTCAGAAACGTTTATCCATGAATCGGAAATTCGGAATAACTTTTTAAACAGTTTGGCAGGTTGCCCAGATTCAGATTCTCTGAAGAGAGGATGTTGGTTAAATTGATCGATGTACCCCTTTACATATGCTTCCAATAATGTcacaaataaaatatatatgcaCACACTAACCAAACCCTATCAGATTAGATTAATTGGATCATCTTCGGAAGAAGTGAGAATCAGTGGACTTTATTTTAATAGTGGAAAAAAAGCAGTAAATATGAGTGAAGCTAAGGAGGAGGTGGGAACAGAGGGACTGTTTCTCATGTGAAACCAGCTTTGGTCTTTTTCTTGGTGCTTTGTGAAATGAAACGTCCAGTAGAAAACCGTTTGGCAGAGATTCTGGCGTTTCTAGAATGAAACGGGCTTCAGAACTGCTGCCAAATGGCCTCTTTAAGCAAACAGACATTTAACAACTTTTAAGCTAGGAAATAAAGAACTAAAGATGCTCACGGCTCACCTGTGCACTTCCATAGCCACTATCATAAGAAATTTGTCCAACAGAAAGTTGGCTAGATATACCATCAGCATTTTGGGTGGTATTATTGTAGAAAAAACCTACACATACAAATGTTTCATGGTGAAAAAACCTGAAATAAAAAATCTAGTCCCTATAGATGCTAAGATATACAGAGTAATAAGGAAATGACTGACAAACGACAAAACTCCATACCACTTCTGTCAAGATTAGACGTGTCCCTCAACTCAGCACGAAGTTTTTCAAGCTCCGTAACCATGGACTCATAATTCCTCTTCATTGTCTGCAAAGACTCAGAGTGATCCACCCTGAGTTTCCTTTCGTAATCATACGTATTCCTGAAATATAAATAGTGCATACAAAGGTGTAGGCAATCACATATTGAACAATATACATGCTAATGCTAAAGGATAAACGCAGCATCCACCACAGACCTGAGGTGCTGATTTTCTTGCCTTGCAGCATCCCGTTCAGCCACGAGTGCCCGAAGCTGCTGCGCCTCACCGAGGTTCCTCTGCAGGTCCTTGCTCAGCTTCTGCACATTGGCCATCATGCTCTGCCTCACAGCCACAAGGTTCTGCGCCTCAGCGTGCGCCTGCTGCAGCTCCACCTTCACGTTCTCACAGGCCTTCAGGTCGGCCTCCATCTTCCCAACCTTATCAAGGAGGCCCCTCATCTCCTGCTCCTCGGCGGCTTTCGCAGCCTCCCCCTGCGCCTGCAGCCTCTGCAGCTCCTGCTGCGCCGCAGCCAGCTCCTTCCTCAGCGAGGCGTGGCTCGCAGCAAGCCGGTCGTTCTCCACGGCCAGCTTCTGCATCTCCCCGCGCTGCGCCACAAGCTTCTGCTCCAGGACCTCCGGCGGGGGCAGCATGTCGTAGGGGAACGGACCAGGCCCCTGACCCGGCGGCGGTAGGTGCATCCCCGGCCCCGGTGGCCCGTACGGGTCACGGACCTCCCGGTGCATCATCCCATGCGCCGTGGGAACTGGACCTTGCCCATGGCcgggtccaggaccggggagcGCCCGGTGGTGGTAAGGGGGCAGGCCGGCGGCAGGCTTAAAGCGGGACATAGGGTTCGACTCGATCCCCAAATCTTCTGCGCGAAGGGACCTGCGCGAACAGCTAGGGCACCGATTCTCTTCTGGCGTCAACTTGGGTTGAGCTTCCGCGATGGAGAAGACGAACCTAGTCCAACCATGGATGGCTGGAAAAGTAGTAAATAGGGCACGAATCCGCAAATGCGGAGTGAGATTTGGATTCGGCCGAGAACGAAACAAACTCGTTTGTAGAGCAAAAAAAAATCAGGGTTACTTACAAGCAAAGGAAGGAATGGACGAGGCCCGGATGGATGCCCGCTCCACGGTGGTCCAGTACCCGCAGAGGCGAGAGGAGGAGGGCGGGGAGGGACAGATTCCGGCGAAAGGAGAACTGGCCTCCTGTTCCCCGTCGCCGGCGGTGAGTTTGGGGAAATAAAAAACAGGGACGATGAAGAATTGTCAATCCGCAATGTCTTTTGTCAAATCTTTGAGACTAGTTATTAATccgaggacttgtttagtttttgaaaaaaaaaagttttggtACTCTAGCACATTTATAACTACTAGGataatgcccgtgctaacgccacAGTTTTTTTAGAGAATGCTATAGTAATTTGTTTAGAGTTTTAATTTTGGGTAATTGTTTTTAAgtctatatatattttatgaatcATCAGTACATAAAGATATCTTTACATTTTCTCTAACTTTTTAATCAAATATTGGATATCTTCAGGGATGTTGTCGTAGCACTCGTTTGCGCGACTCGCCAAAATTTCAGCCAAGAACTCCGTCCTTAGTGACCTTGATAGCTGTGAATGACAGATAATATTTTGTCAATATTTAATCGTTCATTGACGCAAATATAGTTGGAGACTGCATGTGCTTACATTATTGAAATTGTATACAAGAAAGCCTCACAAGTTCCTGTACAAGTTCAGTTGTTTATTTGGCGTACAAATCTGAAATATTTGTTacaactacaacaaacttgaaccaaatgaCAAGTGATTACCGGTCTTTATGTTTTGATGTAACCTTTGTTCACATGAAGGGTATTCTTGCCGCCATGAAGATATACGGTGGTTCCTCCTTGATTTTAGTCCCATGGCGAGCATGAACATTCTAGCAATAGCTTGAAATATAGTTGTATATGTCATATCTTGACTAAAACCAAAGAAGTTTGTTCTTGTAGTGGATCCATAATACGAATATttttgttctgcatgtctattATGAATAAAATGTACAGTCCGTTCTGATAATAGGGTAGTAGAATCTAAGACACATAAAGAGAATATTTGATTGGTAAgtacaaaaaaataattaaacaaAGTATATAGTAAATAAAACATAACTTATATCGCTACAGTCATTTATGTGATATTGCATGCCAGGCCAACACTCAAGtactttttttaatttttcttgATATACTTTGTTAACAGGTCCACAACATCGTGGATCTCGTCAAAATTTAGTTCTTTCCTGTTGAATTTGTAGTAATTAGCAATCTTTGATGAATTATACtattttataattataattatttataaattTGAACTTAGATCCATGAGGTGGTATTTTTGTTTTGTCAGCTTCATGCCTTGGTTCTTCACGAGCATCCGAATACTCATATTAAATGATTCATGATCCAACTCTTTTTCCTCttgtaaaatattaataatatttcTATGACTCAAAGAAATTGGATGTGGTTTTGTACTTCGTACCCACTCTTTGTTGAGAACACGAAAAaggataaaattatttattgtAGCAATTACATAGGTAAAACTTCGAAAGACTTACTCTAAGATTTTATCGTTAGCAAAAAACCGGATGATTGTGGAAATGGCCTGCAATAGTTCTTCTTTGCTTGCCCACCTCAGTGTACTTATCATCTTGGGATCTCCCGAGTATAAAATTTGTGCTTCATCGAGCTCTTCCACatcatcaaattgttgatttggGGTTTCGTATTGTAGCTCATTATCTATTTTCCCTCTTTTCTTATTTATCGGGGAGTTGTATAATATTGCAGGTAGCTTGACCCTAAAGTTATCTATGTCAGCTTGAAAACATGAGTAAGTCATTGTATATTACTATTAATCAATTAATCTACTTATTACATATTAGCAATTAGTCATGTAGGAATTACCTGTGTGACATGATCAGATAAAGTTGTCCCAGTCCAATACTCCATAAAATTAAGCATCCATAATCCACGACTTTAGCAAGAATGTTTGAGCCCACCTCGACGAGGCCTTATCTTTaacaagaattttcaaatttggatTAGATTACAAAATTAGAAAAAACACCCAATTATTAAAAGCATATTGTGACGTTGGTGATGTCGCTTAGCGCATCGCGTATATGTCAGGTGCAGACATTGAAGCCTCCTGAATGAAGAAAAGGAACTGCAAAAGGGCATTCATGAATTTTATCATTAGACGTTGCATGATTAGTCAAAGACTCATACTATGACCTCATACACTTTTATTAGTTACTTACTACAGAAATATGCAACCATTCAGATGTACATGCATATAGGTTCAGAAATCACCCATCACCCACCTGAACCTATATctaaaaccatggaaccatttAGTATTCATctaaaaccatggaaccatttAGTGTTCATCTAAAACCATGAGCGGTATTATCACTGAGATCAAGCATCTGAAGGCAACGGAATTTTCTTCTTGCTATTTTAGATTCTGTCCTTGTATTTGTAATAAGCTAGCACATGAATTTGCTTCTCTAGGTTGTAAATTGCCCTGTGGTATGCAAACTACCTGGGACATTGTACCTCAATCACTGGAGGATTTGGTGTCCAACGATTAAGCTGTGACAAGAGAGTAATGAAATACACTCCAATTCAaaaaaaccatggaaccatttAGATCAGAATACTCCTACTCGTTTGAGGTTGCCAATGTTGTCAATGCAAAGTGCATTGGCAATTATCAGTAGACAAGGATGGATAATTTTTCAGGTAATTATCATGAGTTATGTTATTGAGGTGACCTCATGAGAGGACGTGCTGAAGGCCAGCCGTGGCTGGATGTCGAGTCCCGCCGTCAAGAGACAGTCGAGGTGCGTGCTGCCGCTGGGATTAGAATTATGTATGGGTACATA is a window encoding:
- the LOC8079453 gene encoding protein FLX-like 2, with translation MSRFKPAAGLPPYHHRALPGPGPGHGQGPVPTAHGMMHREVRDPYGPPGPGMHLPPPGQGPGPFPYDMLPPPEVLEQKLVAQRGEMQKLAVENDRLAASHASLRKELAAAQQELQRLQAQGEAAKAAEEQEMRGLLDKVGKMEADLKACENVKVELQQAHAEAQNLVAVRQSMMANVQKLSKDLQRNLGEAQQLRALVAERDAARQENQHLRNTYDYERKLRVDHSESLQTMKRNYESMVTELEKLRAELRDTSNLDRSGFFYNNTTQNADGISSQLSVGQISYDSGYGSAQARTTPTGLADPLSGSPGGTGLHSGFDPSRGNAYDGSHVANFSSSKTGTHDGSRGATGFDALKGSGYDASKAHLIGQASATAAHGGLAGYYGSNQATSAPYAWGQSASTYGSVQVPPSYASGSNTSYGAAAVRPYGSAQAQPSYGQTQAPSAYGHTQLPSSFSLAQSQSPFTAAQGSSPYGLAAQPPAYGSGRAGTNAGNYEASHGRK